The sequence below is a genomic window from Lolium perenne isolate Kyuss_39 chromosome 4, Kyuss_2.0, whole genome shotgun sequence.
TGGGTGGACCAACAAGTACCTAGGACCGGAAAATACTTGACATGTTGGATCATCTATTTCCCCCTTTTCATTACTATTGGTCTGCCATCTTAACTAGATCAAGCCCTTCTCCTTCGCGAGCCACTCTTCTTTGAGATCCCCGTCGACACCGAACTAACCCCACATCGCCACCGGCTTCAACATTTGTCGTATCCACACGAAAAACACATTTTAAACAGGTTAaacattttttttttgcgaacCAAGGAGCTTTATTAGTTACTCATGACTATTACAATCTTTCTCAGGAATAGTAGCTAAAAATTGTGGTATATAGTTTAACCACCTGCATCTCCTTCTCACACTAGaaacttagggtgtgtttggtagcccgggtcaATTGAGAATTACTTTCTCTCTTCATACATGATGACCCTAGCTAAGTTGAGCTAGGATGAGATGTTGTTTGGTGGCACATGTATGAGATAAGATAAGATGTTGTTTGGTAGCACATGTATCACATGAGATGGTAAGGACATCACGGCAATTGATTTCAGCACTAATTCAATATTTAAACTAAGTTAATACTATATCTATATAAAATACACACTAAATCCATATTATATAAAATTCACACTGGTTTACTATTATGTATTTATACACAGCATTTCTACAAACAGGGACATTTTTGCAAAAAGGTCCTTGGAAAAAGTATagcaaaagcaatcgggtccaaaATCGGATCTGGAGGAGGCCCTGCCGGCGCGGCGTCGGCCCCGCCGGCGCGACGACGGAACTGGCGGCGCGAGGCGGCTCTGCTGGGCAGTTGTGGCGGCGCGGCGTCGGCTCTACCGGCGAGAGGCGGCTCTGCTTGGCGGCGCGAGGAGGCCCTGTTGGGCGGCGCGAGGAGGCTCTTCCGGCGGCGAGGCTCGGTCTTGGCGGGAGGGGAAGCGCGGATGCGGCGGCCAGTGGACGGAAGGCGCGGCGCCGGCGTCAGTCAACGCTCGGGAGGCACGGGAGGCGCGGCGGCCAGCGCTCACGAGAGATGTGCGGAGAGAAAATGGCATCTTTTTTTTTCGGGGATGGAAGTCTGGGCCTCTGCGAGGTGTGCGGGTGGGCAATTTTGCGGGATGCACTCAGCCAAGCTGAGTTGTcaagctcgatttgagcttcacAACCGGACCTGGCTGAGGAGCCTTTTCCGTATGAGGTGGGATAGTTGAGATGGATTGACACGGGCTAACAAACACATGTTTGTCCATAAATCTCTGTTGAGATGAGAGTTTCTGAGTTGGCCcacgctaccaaacacacccttactaGCTATGCTACGAGCTGCTAGAGACGCAAGCCTACTCAGGTGAGATATTTACACGTTCGAACATTATCTGAAGAAAAGACATATAGGTGGCAACACAGTCACTTTCCCATGAAACCATATATACccacataaaacatgtagacgCACTTCCTATCTCTTTTCCCATTTAATTAAAAAATGTGCTTTTCATAGCGAGAGCATCTGGTACTGCAAGGTACTAATGCGCATTCGATTTTTTTCTGTTGGACGCGGTCGCCCGCACATTTTGGCGTGAACGTTGTTTCCCGCGATGGAGATAATGATCCCGCCCATAATTTCCGATCCGCGCCGGAACGCATCCCGCCCGTCCACCCAAAGCCGCGCCAACCGCCTCGTACCCCTCCACGTCACCGATCCGCGGCACCAGCCCCGCAACCAATCAGCGCCGACCGCCTCACCACTATAAATCCACCGCCCCCGTCTCCTCCTTTCCCCACCACAACCCAAATTCCCCAATCTTCCTCCTCGCACACGCaaccccaaatccgatccccaccaccgccaccagctCCCATGGCGCCCAAGGCCGAGAAGAAGCCGGCGGCGAAGAAGCCGGTCGAGGACGAACCAGCGTCTGACCCGGCCGCGAAGGCGCCGGCCGCGAAGAAGCCCAAGGCGGGGAAGAGCCTGCCGGCGGGCAAGACCGCCGCCAAGGACGGCGTCGACAAGAAGTCCAAGAAGAAGGCCAAGAAGAGCGTGGAGACGTACAAGATCTACATCTTCAAGGTGCTCAAGCAGGTCCACCCCGACATCGGCATCTCCTCCAAGGCCATGTCCATCATGAACTCCTTcatcaacgacatcttcgagaagctcgcCGGCGAGTCGGCCAAGCTCGCGCGCTACAACAAGAAGCCCACCATCACCTCCCGCGAGATCCAGACCTCGGTGCGCCTCGTCCTCCCCGGGGAGCTCGCCAAGCACGCCGTGTCTGAGGGCACCAAGGCCGTCACCAAGTTCACCTCCTCCTAGGTGCGCCGCCCCCTTGCGCTGCCTGGTGGTCGATGGCTGCTGCTTGTCGTTTCTCGGAAGTCTCGCTTGTCTATGGTAGTATTAGTAGTTATAGCGATCTATGGATGTCTGTAAGAAGAAAAACCGTGTTGCTGCTTTTGCCTGTTGGATCTGAATAGTACCTGCGCTATATTGTTCGGTGCACCTACAATGTTGTGGTTACGGTCAATGAATCTATGCTGCGTATATGATTATGGACGGTTTGTCTGCTCGTGGTTGCAAGATGATGTTTCTGTTCTGATGATGCTTCCAGGGGATTTGTAGTGGCAATGTTCTGTTTCTGCTATTGGATACATCTCTGTTcgcgttatgacctgcaatgattTCTTGAATTTTGTTCTGCACCTGTTATAGCCATATAGGCCTTGGCTGAAATTTCTGACCTGATACAGTTGTCTGTTGGTTATGCTATTGCTAAGGTTGCATTTCCTGATCACTTTTATGTTTAGGATGCTCACAATACAATTTGCTATTCTATTTCAGTTTTTTACCCAGATAATTAACAGTATAGTTGTGCATGTTCGTTTTGCTCAATACAAGATAGGTCCTGTTTAAGAAATTTCTGCCCCCAACTATACAATATAGGTCTATTGTTTGAATGGTTGTGGTAGCAAGACGATGTTTCTGTTCTGCTGCTTCCTGGAGATTTGCACTAGCAATGTTTAGTTTCTGCTATTATATGCGACTTGTGCGGTTGTTATGAATCCGCCATGATTTGGATCATTCTCGACATATTCTCGAATTTTCTTCTGCACCTGTTCTAGCTTATACTATACATGCA
It includes:
- the LOC127292877 gene encoding histone H2B.1-like, whose product is MAPKAEKKPAAKKPVEDEPASDPAAKAPAAKKPKAGKSLPAGKTAAKDGVDKKSKKKAKKSVETYKIYIFKVLKQVHPDIGISSKAMSIMNSFINDIFEKLAGESAKLARYNKKPTITSREIQTSVRLVLPGELAKHAVSEGTKAVTKFTSS